tgccataaaactgaaAGGTGGAAGTGAGGAATGCAAAAATGCGTTGGCACCTTCCGTGAACTGATGCGAaggagacagacagatagagagagaggcacacaCATTGCCGACACATCAGTTGGTGCGAGTTTCGTAGCAGCACGAATGGAAGGAGTGTCCCGCCTAAACATGAAAACATACTCAGGGAATTGATGTCGCAACACTGAAAACACTGAAGctgacggcggcagcagcagcagcagcaaaaacatagttttgcttttttgaatAAATGTTCTACTAACTTTCGCCAGCGCCATTACCCGCTATTCAATGTGTGTCTTACTTTGTGGGTTTGCGTTATTATCCTTTCGCTAGATATAGATTGCTTTGATCTGCTTGTAACGTGTAATGGTCAGTTCCACAAACAGCGAGCAAACATTACAGCTTCTAATGCAGCGAATGCATACAATCAAAACAACATCAGCTTCATTCCGGAAGttctccggctccggcggacacacacacttcgtGCGCTTAATACACGATAAGGCCGCGACGACAGGCTTAGGTGAGgggggcaacaaaaaaaaaccaacagatAAATGTGTCACAGCGCTCGAGGATAAACTTTTCACTGCTGGGCCCATAAAAAAAGCCACTCGCCGGCGAGCACTCGCCTAATTGAGATGTTTACATACGCTTCAGTGGTGGCGAggagcaacataaaaaaagaggaaaattcccttttcccttttttctcgacACAGGTAtttatctcgctctcgctctctctttctttcacacacacaaaaaccctcGTACAAACACGTCTCATTCGTTTGATGTTAGTCTGGTTGGAGACTGGTAACGGCCGGTTCCCTCGGCGCCCGTCAACCGCTCTCAGACTAAACACATTCGATCGTCCTGAACATGACTTCCGTTTTTAAGGTACAAAACCGAGGCTCTGGCTGTCTGAGTGGCTGCGACTGAAGTGCGACCGTCTGACAGCACCGCACGGGCGCTGTTcattcgtcgttgtcgtcgtcgcaaccCGCgccccccttctcctcccggGAGGCTTACGTCCTTTTTAGCATTTTAAATAAGTAACAACCAGGCTGCCTCCTGTCTCGTCCTGTCGCTGTGTCGTGACGAGACGCGCACGATGAAATGATCTGCCTCGTACCTGGGCCCCTTCCGAGggcttcattttcctttcatccgGCCCGTTTTTTCGCCCATCGTATGTATGGCAGCCAGGAGCTGGAAAGCCGAGCCGATCGTACCGAGAGCGAGTTTATTAGTTTAGTATCGCGCGGGATTTTTCGAGATTTCGGGCCCGGCATGTCGACATGTTAGGGAGGAAGGTTTGTTTGGTGGGCGCGACGGGGTGGGTACCGAGCGCTTAAATGAGGATTAAGGAGATTGGCAGTTCGCTAATGGAGCATAAATCGGTGTTACCAGCCCATTCGTTGGGTTTCTTTTCGAAATTAAACGCATAACAATGCGTTCAAGAAGGAAGCCGTGGCACGGAGATCATCAAAGAAAGTATATATAAGACGAGAATCAATCTGCTGCAGATTGAACATGCATCGTTTTGAGGAGTTTTCTGGTTGCCtgttttttatatttttgaaTCCTTTTTTTGAGCTGATATATTTGAAAAGTCCATAAAATCAACTACAAAGCATGATTCTGGGAACATTCAACTTACTCGTTTGCTCAatgcattccattttttccaccACATCTCTACTGAACTAGCGATACTCATGCGCAGGCAATATATCCAAGCTTCTTCGCTAACCGTTTTATCGAACAAAATGCTTACTGAagtccttcttttttttattctgccGAGCTGATCTACAGCGCCAAGCTAATCGTTTCGTATGCAAATCGTTCGACCGGTTACTTATCGTTCGATATTGGAAATGTCCGCCCTCGGAGCGCCCTCCGGggacgttcgttcgctggatAAATCGTTGCGACTGCATCCGGCTGGAACAGGTTACGGAAGAGATCCTCCTTTAGATCTTTCGAAAATGCCGCTACATCAATGGCAAAGTAAAAGTCTTACTGCTCCTGCCTTCCGCATGCATAGCTATTGCATTAGTTCGCCGTTTTTGAGTCGAAAGAGTGTGCTCCTTGCCCTTCTCGAGGCTTGtaaatcccttttttgtgaaCCTTGCCATGTGTAGAATAGTGAAAGAATTTAatatggatgtgtgtgtgtatactgCGATCTAGGTGGACCGGACGGAGGCTCACCAAGAAAAGTTCCGTAAAAGCTCGTTAACAATCCaatttttccacatttttgcCGAGCGCAAAGCGGGTACCGGGTGACCATGCATGCACGTAAACggaagcaaaaagggaagCTTCTCCGGGAGCTCCCGGTGAGGGAGAAACTTGCCGAGATGCATGTCGTTAGCCCGCGTAGCTCAGGAGGAAAAagatcagaagcagcagcaggcgaaaACGCCGAGAAAGTCTAGTTACATTTCATTCGGACGattgcttttccgttttccgtctCGGCGCACTCCACGTTTTGCAGCTACGCGGTGAAGATAGTGGCCACACAACTTTGTCGTTTGTGTGTCGTGACGAATTTCCGTCCACGGTTTCCTCCCGGAGTTCGGACCCCGTTGCAGGCACTTCAATCAGTGTATTGCAGTCGTAGTCACCGGTGCCGGAGTTTccatggaaaaatgcaccagGGCAAAGGCCAGTTCGATGAGGGGAAGGAATAACTGGCGCCCCACCATGCACACTCGATCTAACTGCGTGGAACTTTACTGCTACCGTTAGCTCCcttaacacaaacacactcgcaGAAGTGAGCTGCCATGCACTTCAATCAGcttctgtgagtgtgtgcgtgtttgtgtgtgtgtttatagtGGAGTGTAGAGCAACTTTGAGCACAAAATGCAGACCGAAGCATAAAGAAGGAGTTCTAAAAACGGTTGTGCTACATGTATGCTCCGGACTGGCCTCCCGGACGGTTGGTTTTGCACCAAGAAACTCCCCATTTAAAATTGGCCCAACACGCAAAATGCTAATTTGCAAATCTCTCGAGCCCAAAACCaacgtaagcagcagcagcagcagttggagaAGTATTTGTGTTTCCGGTGAAACGGTACCACCCTGGCTGACGCTAACTGCCAGCTAATCGAGCAAGGGACCTCGACCGGGAACTAGATTTATGCCTGATCCGTGCCACTTCACCAGGATGCGTAGTTGCTACTAAATGCATCGGCAGGCGGAAAGGAAAGCGGGAAGTAGCGaaagtttttcgatcaatttcgGTTCCCCTTCCCGGGAGCTGAAGGCGAGTGGCACAAGACGTTCACCATCAACCCGGGACCACGCTTTGCTTCTACATGGCAATTGTTTTTTCCATCCGCACTGCTCCCCAAGAGCGACGGCCATAGCTTTATTGCTCTTTGGAGGTGGATTTGAATGTTGCAGTTTTCACCCCGGCGTTTGGAGTGACCCTTCCAAAGGGGGTTTCTGGCACCTTCCACCAGGAGGGGGGGCAACGTTAATCTCGTCCAAGGAAAAACCCCTCGAGACGGTATATAATACCGTCTAGACGGGACGGGTTTTTGATGAGATCCAAGCGGGTGATGGatggaataaatttgaatttattgacCTACCAACCGGTGCTCTCTTGCTTTCTGGAAAGGCTCTGGCCACGGAGGTTCATTTGCAGATAATTTCAAATATTGCAGCCTGGGTCGGGTTCGATCCCCCAGCGATCAACGATTCACTCCTTTACATCCTCACTGCGATCCATTTGCGATTGATGTGCAAATCGCTTTTGCTATCATTCCGTTTGCTTTGCCTCTTCATGAGCTTGATAGTCGTGATAGTGAGAAGCCGATGAGTGCAGTTGGAAATGGGACGGGCAATCGGGTTTGGTATTGATTGATTGGTATCAGCGGAAATCGCAGCGCAACGGTGGTCGTGATATCCTTCCTTTGAATAATGcataaaatatcattttatGATGGATGCAAAGTTCTTGCACACAATTATGCTACTTTATTATAGACCTAAAACGGAGGTGCGATGAAGTAATTGATACTTTTTTCCTCATGTAAATTAGCTTTATAAACTAATTCGCATACTGCTCCATTTCGAAGATAATGCTCATCGAGCTGATGGGCAACAAATTGGCTGGAAAACGATCGTTTCCAACCGAATTGGTTAAGCTACCGTTTTGCTCTGcactaacagcaacagctcccTGGCACCTCGGCATGTCGTGTCGTGAGAGAATGCcgatggaatcgatggaaTGTATGGAACAACCCGTTCAACTCGCTCCGTTTATGCTACATGCGGGCTTCTActaacagcaacaccactacTACACTATTTCTTCGTATACtactgctcgctcgctaaagGAGTCGCACCAGGCATGCCCGGCACCATCAGAGCATCTTCCTCGAAACCCTTTACTACCCATCCCCTACCCCCCTTGTTTGCCTCGATGTACGATCATTAGCTTAACCATGTTTTGcatcccatcaccatcaccagttcCTTCAGTGTCTTGCGATGTGTTTGACGTCCTTTTGTTCCGGCCCGGAAAAGGGGCCTTCCTGTCACCCCCAATGGCCCCTatgaaagcgaacgaacgattcgaAAGTTTCgtcttttccgatttccggaAGGTTCTCTGCGCTCGACGGATGGAATTGATGGTTTGActgtttgtttattattaaGGGCGCGGCCAAAACTTTCGATCACCCTTTCGCTTccgtttcccctttccccggtTTCCCCCATTTGGCTCGTTTGATGATACGGGGAAAGCGCCAACTGGAAAGTTTATGCTTCTGCCACCATCTAGCTTCCAATGTTGGCCTGTCAATATTTGTGCAAATTATCCAGTCGCGCGGCAGCATTGCTTTTGCACAAAAGGTCCTCAATTATCAATTGCACCCTTTCCCCTTACCCCAATCTATGATATCGATGACAGAACGCCCCAgaacgatggtggtgcgtaACCCTTTCCTTCCGTAATTTCGTTTCAAAGTTGTTGACACTCTGTTTGAGTTttccatcaccgtcatcatcatcatcatcatcagcagcttcatcagcATCGTACGGCATCGTGATTTATGATTCTGATGGTTTGTTctgttccttttcttttcgttttttccccaTATTGCAGCGCACGGTGCAGTGTACTCGCCTGGTGGCGGAGTTTACGGTGATTCGTCACCGCGCGATGCCGGCGGTGATCCGGTGTTCGCTGTCGTGCCGAGCCAGGACGTCAATCCGGACTACTACATCACGCAGACGGTGTACGGGTTTCTGGACTTCACCACTACCATCGGCAACACGGTGATGATCTTCTCGCCCCAGAGTGCCGCACCGGCAGTAACAGGTAATCGAAGCGTAGCGTTTGGCGGTGCTCAGGGGtaaacaatcaatcaactgCAGGGGCAGTCGTGATTGTCGTAACCAATGCATCTCAGCAGGCTCTGATGCAGGTTTGGTTTAGAAGTTAGGTTTCAGGAATTGGATTAGATCCTTCGCTGGTATTTAGTCAAGTCAATAGAGGAAAGTTTTCCAGGAAATTTGAATATGAAATTATAAATCAGACAAAGTAGGAGTACATACCTAGATGTTAAAATCAACTTCGCTGACCCTTCCTTTGACCACAGAACCACCGAAAACgacggcaccaccgccaccggtaaTCGAGACGACGcctaccacgacgaccacgaccgagGAAGCGGTAAGGGAAATCAAACCGAGCAAAACGGTCGTACTTCCCGTGCTGCCGGTGAAGGCCGAGAAGGTCAGCATTGTGCAGGTGCTACCGGAAACACCGAAACCGCCGACCACCAAACCGGCCGGTCCGCTCAAGTTTATCCCGAAAGCCGTACCGAAGGTAGCGATCAAACCGATCctcaaaccgaaaccgaagatcGTCGAGATCGTGCCGGtgaaggcgacgacgacgacgacgacgacgaccccggAACCTCAGGAGCAACCCCAGGACCGGTTCATTGTGAAGCCCGTCCCGAAAGCGGTCATCATTAAACCGATCGCACCGGTTGTGAAGGTGGTAGCAACGAAGGTGGTGGAACAACCgaccaccacaacgacgacgaccgaggaaCCCAtcccagaggaggaggaagaatcggaagaagaacaggaggaacagcaggaggagcaggaacatGACGAATCTCAGGCTCAGGAAGAGGAGATCGaggaggagcaacagcaggaaggGCAAGAGGATCGAGAGCAAGAAGCGGTCGAGGAAGTAAAGCCGGAAGTTGCCGAAAAGCCCAAGGCACATGTCGTGGAAGCTGTTACTCCCGTTActccaacaacgacaacaacgacgacaatggaACAACCTGCTGAAGagttggaagaagaagaagagcaggcagaagaagaacacgAAGAGGCGGACGAGGAACACTCGCCGATTATGTTCTCCGCCATAACCGAGGACGaagtgaaatcgaaaccggcaccggtttcGACCCCGGTGACTGAGGAGAAGAACAGCAAGAGTCCCGTGGCCGTGGAAGTGAAAACGCCGCAGGAAACTCAGAacgcagaagaggaagatggcGAGGAGACGGATGgggaggaggatgaagaggatgaagatgaaccggtgccggtgctgcagATCGGTAACAACATCGGCGAACCGGAGTACGACTTCCTGTCGCGTCAACCGTCGGAGTTTGTCGAGGAAACGTTCCGCGTGGTGAACCTACGAccgacggcgacaacggcgGCGACAACGGCATCAGTGGGTGAAGGACGCGCCCAGAACCCGAAACCGGCCAAACCGAAGCGAGGTAATAAGCGTGGCCACCCGACCGGACTGGTGACGAAGCTAGGCGGCACCGTGGTGAAGGAGGGCGTCACTACCGTCCACGAGACCAGCGTGATCGGCACCTACATTTCAGGAAAGTATGCGCAGGTCCTACAGAGCACCTCTCATGTCATTCAAGGTAACAGTCAAGCGCAGGCTGCCCCGgtaccagcggcagcagcagcagcagcagtcccggaaggcggcgtcggcgtcggcgtcgtcggcggtCGGCGCGTCAAGCTCAATCCCAGCTCGACGCTCCGCATCCTCAAGACGGCGGCCCCGAGTCTGAACAAGACGCCACGCTACAATCCGGAGGCCGTGCCGGCCGCCTCGATCAtaacgccatcgccagcgtcGCAAGCGCTCGATGATACCGGGCTACCGCTGGAGAACCTGTTCGCCAGTCAGCCCAGCTCGAGCCTTGTGCGACCGTCGCGCCGCCTACCGGGCAGTACCGCGGGAAGCGGAAACTTCAAGAACCGCCTGAAGAACCGCATCGGCAAGGACGACAACGAGCTGCAGGaggcggctggtggtggtggtgccgaggaACCGAGCCCGGCTccggcggccaccatcactCCGCAACCCCCGTCGGCGGCCGGTTACGGCAAGAAGCCGGCCAGCCGCTACCGGAACACTCAGATCGTGAAGCCCGCCGCCAAGAAGTGAGTATCGAGGGGCACTCTGGCCGCCGAATGGAACGCCGGAGGAATGGAGCGCTGGACGCGAGCTTTTGCTGGttgccaaaaaagaaaaaaaaaccgggacaaaaacaaaaggaatgaTGCAAAGCAAAATCCTCTTCATCTCGTTTTCGATCAGCCCCCATTTTTAGCTAGCACGCGCCCGAACTTCGTTtatcatgtttcatgttttctgtttcatgtttcagtttcattttttttatttagtttttatatgtttcgtttcgtgtgcATGATTGTGACGAAAGGCAGTGAGCGAATGGTTTCTTTACTTTTCTTATTTTAGTTAATCGTTTCTTGTTATCTTTTGACCATTTGTTCTAAATTCTTATCAATTCTTTCTTCTCATATTGGACCAACTGATTCGATAGCGGACGTCTCATGCAGTTCGTATTATTGGACgagtttaatatttatttgtttgtaaatTACACTTTTTAcctaatttcatttcatctaaACTCTGCATAACAGATACTGTTCGCTGTTTAAACCATGTTTGCATACGTTCAAAACGTTCCGCTTCCCAGAATTTGTAAAATTTTGTACAATCGTGTGTGAgcgtgtttcggtttttaatCGTTTTCCTTAACAAATTCATCTGcaaattatcattttccatttgtgtgtttgtgtgtgtctgtttatttttccatttttttatagTTTCATGCactatttcattcatttttacaTTCCCATCAATCACTGTGAGTGCTCGTGTttccgtatgtgtgtctctgtgtgtggtttttatcttttaacacctttgaaatgttttctgttttcgcaACTATATTGTTTCAATCTTTTGCACGTTTTCATTTGCTACTTATACTATTTGGTCTGTCAGTGAgtgtagtgtgtgcgtgtgtgtgtgtgtgtatggttttcgAGTGAGTTTTATTGGTTTTGTGTGCATGATCTCAcccattttccattaaaaacTGCATGATTGATTATCATTTATTGGTCCCTCTTCATTACTTTCACTCCATTATCATCCGTTCACCTTATTCACAAATGCGCATCACACGACatgacacgacacgacacgacactcACGCACTCAATCAAACGACATTTATCCCACGACATCGACAACCTCATCGCTCATCTCATTATCAccgtgttttgcttttgtttttttctggttgttttgttttgccttccaTGCCATGGATGCCGCacatagcaaaaaaaaaagaaagaaaaacagcaaaacagcaaaacagcaacaagcaacagcgGCCTGTGTACATATGTATGAAAAAACACCTGTGGTGATTGtaacaaaaacactttctcttccttctccgtttgttctcgttcttctatcCCTCCCAACACCCTACCCAACAACACCCACAACAacacccacaaaaaaaaacaccaaaccctCCCACACCACCCCACCTCCCAAAACACCCGCTAACCGTGTTCTTGCAGTACAAGATTTAATCGCTATTCCGCGTCTAGCGTGGAGGTGGCTACGGTGTCCGCTGTGAGCACGGCCGTGCCCGTGCCGGCCTACCAGAACCGGCGCAATAAATCCTCTCGTAACGGTTTCAAACCAACATCATCCCACAGCGTGGCGACCgtgcaaccacagcagcaccagcaacagcaacagcaatcacaGTAccaataccagcagcagcaacaggatgcTGCCTCACGGCGTTCGTTTAAACCGCGTCCACAACCATCGTCACCGGACCAGGATACGCCCGGACAGACGACCAGTTTGTACAAGTTTAAGCTGAACCGATCGCCCGGCCGCTGGCAGTACAAATCCCCTGCCAAACCGACCGTGGCCATCCGTAAGCAGAGCGGAGTGAAGCCACAGGCCGGACCGAACGGCAAGGATCAGGTACTGACGGATCAAACGTACACCATCGCACCGATTACCGACACGTCCGTACAGTTTAATGATATTGCGCAGCCGGTGGTTGGCGATCACGGCGAGGGCAAGgtggacacggacacggacctGGACCAGTCGGGCTCGGTGCACGGCAACGTGCTGAACACGGACGCGGAACAGGACAACCAGATCGAGCGGCGCTACCCGATCGAGACGCTGAAGGTGGAAATATCGACGCCGGCGGACTTCCGCGATACCTACTACGAGATTGCGACCATCAAGTCCCCGTACACCTTCCAGGTGAGCATGGATTCAAAGGTCCACGAGGTCCCAGTAATGCTAATACCTTTCCTGTTTGTATTTCCCCCGATTGGCAGGTTGGAACGGTGAAGAACACACGCTACATCACGGTTACCTCGACTATCGAGAAGGTGTTGGAGCAGGAAACGGCCACCATTACCCCGTCGCTGACGGAACCACTGACGGAGAACATTCTGGCCACGACGACACACATCGACAAGGAGAGTAATCTGCTCGATTCGAGCATTGCGACGCTACCACCGATCGTGCTGGGCAGCGATACCGAGACGCCACCGCTGGAAACGCTGACGGAAACGTTCAGCACGACGCAGGCCATGCTTAAGACGCACATTCTGCCGGTCGTACGGGAAGGGGACACGAGCAGTTACACTCTCATCCAGACGTACCACGTGACACGGCTGGTAACGGCCACCAAAACGCTGCCCCCGATGGAACTGTATCACTTCGTACCGTCGAAAACGCTGAACGAATTCAACAGCCGGTTGGATGAGGCCGGTTCCGAGTTGCatctggagctggagtttGGTGACGATAACGagaatgaggatgatgagaagCCGAAACGGGAACGGTTGCCCTCGGATCTCGATCTGTCGAGCATTGGTTCGGACTTTGATCTGTCCGAGGTGGATAAGACCAACATTCCGGAGAACATtcgaccgaagaagaagattacGGGCAGCAACAAGGATAATCGTGTCACGACGGAAGCTCCCGTGACGACGCCAGCCCTGACACCGGAGCAACTGCAACAGTTGgcgctgctgcgattgctTAATCCGGCGGCGGCCGCCCAGATCCCGTCGGTCATTACCTCGTCGAAGCCGGTGGTGAAGCTGGAGACCGTCTACGAGTCGCACGTGCTGCCGATCATCAATGGACAGAACACGATCCTTAGCACGATTTCGCGTCCGATCGGTACGATCACGAAGACGAATTATGAGAttgtgacgacgacgttgccgagcttgccgctgccaccgattCCTCAGCTGAATCctttcctgcagcagcagcaacagcagcagcaacagttgcagcagcagcagcagcaacaacagcagctccagATCCAATCGACTCCGGTCGTTACGCAGACGATCGTTACCGAGACGAACAGCAAGGTGCTGAAGTTGACGTTCGGTGCCAAGACGGCGTACACCACGCTCTACTCGACGACAGTCGTACCGACGGTGCTGACCACCTACCTGACGCAGTCGGTGTCCGTGCAACCGACGGCCGCCGCCTTCCCCGGGTTTTTCCCCAATCCTTACGCACCGTTCCCGTTCGTGGGATAGATTGACGGTGGTAGCGCCGGTGGTGCGATTGTGCGAAGAAAAGCTTGCCTCTAGCTCTAGTGTAGGATAACGAATTAGACAcatatcactctctctctctccttcgtcCATCGGAACCGCTGGATGATGACGTagacgaacgaaacggacTGCGACACACCAGCGATGGTGGCAATTGCCGCGACAGAATGGAAGATTAGCAGGTGAGTTGCATAATTATTTGGTGTGATTGGTATCTTATcaaaatagaaaattatttATTCTTAATACGTTTCCGTTGTTGGAAGTCTTTGGTTTTGGTCCCGAAATTCCTCTTTATCTGGAATCTTGGGTGATAGTGTTCCATTAATCACTATACTGCAGAATCGGTTGAGGCACAGTCCACTGGGGTATTAGGGCGTCCTCTAGCGCTCACAGGCACAGTCCTCTAGCGCTTTATAGTATGTGTTTATGATAACAATTCTCACCAAAGGGGCCAGATATCATGCTTATGTCTGAAGATTTTTCCAAGTAACATTCATGCTTCGGAACATAAATCACGAAAACCATTGACAGACATTTCACTATCCTTGTGAGAAGATCAACTACAACTAAGTGCTCTCAACTACTCCTGCGAGTCGTTGCAatgttgaagatgatgatggatatGAATCAAAGAAGGACAGCGGAGATTATCCTGATTGAAAGCTCGTTCAACCGAAGCGCCTTTTGCTTTTTAAGCTAGTGACCGGCTGTAGCTACGCTTCAGTTGACTTATTTTCTGATAATTGTTTTACGAATTTCCTGGCATTTATCAATTGATATCGATTTTAGTgtaattatttcaattttgtgACACTTCAAGCATGTATAAACTTATGCGaccattttcaaaaaaatattacatattaattgattttgattaattttgaaTAGAAATTCATTAAATTCCTAAACAAAAATGAGCTCTAAAGATACTTAAACACCATTGAAACACGCTTCAGGAActcaaaaaaggaaattttggAGTTCTAACACCATGAAGCGCACAAAAGAGATACGAGCAACGAAATAGTTCAACCCCTAATGTGCCATAATGGAGAAAACCGAACTAACGAAACCAACCAGTTCCACCCAAATCCCACCACCCCATTCCAAGTGGCCAATCCCGTCGAAAACAGCAAGCCTGCTACTATAAGTTAGTAGTTTGTAGCCAAGCAGAAGTCGTAATTGAATCAAGCTCAGGAAGGCGCAGCATCCTGATAGATAAAATGTTGACTTTCGAAAACTACTCCCCCTCCCGGACACCATGCCCAACCTAGCGcctcccccgcccccgggggacaATTGGCCCGGCTCTAAATAAACCAGAAGCGTTACTTAATTTCTTCGCTTTACTCTTCGCGAATGGacaaaatgtttgccaaaagtTTACCCCACTCCCCCCATTACCCATTGAGCTCGTAAACTTTTCACGCCATCTTCCAATTATCGTTCGCGAAATCGTTCGCCGAAATCAGACGGAGGGTTTGGCCATTTGGTTTGGAGTGGCTTGAACTGTTGGCGTTAGCTACAGTACTCTTcactcttcttttttcttctctcactcGAGCGATGAAATTGCATCACCGAAGTTGCAATCGTAGGCTGGCGTATTCGGGCACGAGATTTGATTTTCTTTGCTACCGTTTTGCTGGTTTTTCCTCGGACACTGTCGGTGCTCGGAGGGTTGAGGAGGAAACTGCAACAAGTTTGTGAGTTGGCTTGTGAGAACTGcaccctctgctctgctggatGTCAGACGGGCAGACTGCCCCCGAGCCCTTCTTATCTCCAATGGCGAGCACTGTGAGGGAATGTTCTCGGAACGGATTAATCTCATTCATTTtccgcctgtttttttttcttctttttcacgGAATGCATTCGTTGCTAGTGCCAGAGGGTTGAGTGTAACATAATGCTGTCATAGTGATGCCCGAGGCCTGCTCTTCTATTAGCCAGCCTTTCCTTTTGTGTTCGGTTTGTGTTCCGAGAAAAGTCCACAGAAATGATGTTGCAACTTTGGTGGAACTCCCGATCCATCCCCGATTTCATTGTAATATTCGTGCATGGAGGTTAATTTGACCGATCCTCGTCCTTCGTCTCTTCGCTACTGGACACTACCATCCAACCGGCATCCAATCAACCCCGGAATTCGCCCGGGGGCCGAATTCGCAGAACCGAGCTGAACCGAAACATCGGTATCGGTTTGATTGAAATCGTGTGCACTCCCACTCCGGAAGCCGGTACGGAAGCCCCTCCGGCCAATTTCACCATCAACGGACGACGGACCAATCCTACGGAgacagtcagtcagtctgtcagtcagtcagacaGACGGATGTCCGTATAGTGTGCACAAAAGTTGCTAATAACAGTGAACTCCTTCGTGTCCGTCTCCGGAGGAAGAGTTCTCGTAGTGCagtcccccgaaaaaaaaaaccggggagTTTATGGAGCGCAAAAAAGGGCCACCATGCTTAATGTTCTCGCTGAATGGAAGTTTATTTCGCTCGG
This sequence is a window from Anopheles darlingi chromosome 3, idAnoDarlMG_H_01, whole genome shotgun sequence. Protein-coding genes within it:
- the LOC125958260 gene encoding uncharacterized protein LOC125958260 isoform X3; translation: MANIGTLLLLCFCLANAHGAVYSPGGGVYGDSSPRDAGGDPVFAVVPSQDVNPDYYITQTVYGFLDFTTTIGNTVMIFSPQSAAPAVTEPPKTTAPPPPVIETTPTTTTTTEEAVREIKPSKTVVLPVLPVKAEKVSIVQVLPETPKPPTTKPAGPLKFIPKAVPKVAIKPILKPKPKIVEIVPVKATTTTTTTTPEPQEQPQDRFIVKPVPKAVIIKPIAPVVKVVATKVVEQPTTTTTTTEEPIPEEEEESEEEQEEQQEEQEHDESQAQEEEIEEEQQQEGQEDREQEAVEEVKPEVAEKPKAHVVEAVTPVTPTTTTTTTMEQPAEELEEEEEQAEEEHEEADEEHSPIMFSAITEDEVKSKPAPVSTPVTEEKNSKSPVAVEVKTPQETQNAEEEDGEETDGEEDEEDEDEPVPVLQIGNNIGEPEYDFLSRQPSEFVEETFRVVNLRPTATTAATTASVGEGRAQNPKPAKPKRGNKRGHPTGLVTKLGGTVVKEGVTTVHETSVIGTYISGKYAQVLQSTSHVIQGNSQAQAAPVPAAAAAAAVPEGGVGVGVVGGRRVKLNPSSTLRILKTAAPSLNKTPRYNPEAVPAASIITPSPASQALDDTGLPLENLFASQPSSSLVRPSRRLPGSTAGSGNFKNRLKNRIGKDDNELQEAAGGGGAEEPSPAPAATITPQPPSAAGYGKKPASRYRNTQIVKPAAKNTRFNRYSASSVEVATVSAVSTAVPVPAYQNRRNKSSRNGFKPTSSHSVATVQPQQHQQQQQQSQYQYQQQQQDAASRRSFKPRPQPSSPDQDTPGQTTSLYKFKLNRSPGRWQYKSPAKPTVAIRKQSGVKPQAGPNGKDQPVVGDHGEGKVDTDTDLDQSGSVHGNVLNTDAEQDNQIERRYPIETLKVEISTPADFRDTYYEIATIKSPYTFQVGTVKNTRYITVTSTIEKVLEQETATITPSLTEPLTENILATTTHIDKESNLLDSSIATLPPIVLGSDTETPPLETLTETFSTTQAMLKTHILPVVREGDTSSYTLIQTYHVTRLVTATKTLPPMELYHFVPSKTLNEFNSRLDEAGSELHLELEFGDDNENEDDEKPKRERLPSDLDLSSIGSDFDLSEVDKTNIPENIRPKKKITGSNKDNRVTTEAPVTTPALTPEQLQQLALLRLLNPAAAAQIPSVITSSKPVVKLETVYESHVLPIINGQNTILSTISRPIGTITKTNYEIVTTTLPSLPLPPIPQLNPFLQQQQQQQQQLQQQQQQQQQLQIQSTPVVTQTIVTETNSKVLKLTFGAKTAYTTLYSTTVVPTVLTTYLTQSVSVQPTAAAFPGFFPNPYAPFPFVG